The region ATGATATTTTAAGATCATATTTCTATGGTCAAGAATCTCCTGAACCAACACTAAATACCAATAATACATTTGATTCAAATCAAAAAACCGATGAAAACAAATCTGAAGATTTAAACAAAGAAGAAGATTCAAAATCAATTGAATATCGTAGTAAATTAGAACAATTAAATGATGAACAATTGCAAAATATGGCTAAAAAATTAAATATTTTTGGAATTGAAACATTTTCAAGAGAACAATTGATTTCAAAAATTAGCGATATTTTTGAACAATCAGCCAAGTCTCAAAATCAACAATCAAAACCTGATAATTCCGATGAAGACAACAACGATGGAAGTCAAACCAGCAATTAATTTTTTGTAATTTTATAATTACTATTTAACAAGGAAAAAACAATGAATAATCAAACATCATTAAAACAACATATTTTTACTTTTTTTTCACAAAATTCTCCTGCTAGTCCAATAAAAAATGGTGATCAAAAATTATGAATTCCTGCATTAGTTTGCATTATATTAATTTTATTTTCTCTATATCTAGCAATAAAATTTTTTGTTAATTTTAAACGTAGCATTGCTAAAACTAAATCTATTTTAAAAGACGATCTTGTTAGTGCCTATATACAAGGCTTTAACATTAAATCCTCAGCAGTTTTTAATTTTATATTAGCTAACATAATTTCTTTAGTTTCAATTATCATTTCTATAATATCAATAGTTAAACATTTTTCAGCAAGCTCAACGTTAGGTAAGTCTTCGTTTCTAGCGTTGTTTATAGCAGTAATTGCGCTTTCAATTGTTTTAATAATATCAATTAATTTATCACTATTAGCAATTTATTTTGTTTCATTTAAAGAAGCTAAGTTTGTTAATAAAAAAAATTTAGAAGATGAGCTTATTTCTTTGAAGTATAAAAAATCCAAAGAATTAAATGATTTAAATGCCCCTGAAAATATTAAACTAGATATTAAAGCAATGGAATCACACAACCCATTAGCTCCTAGAGTGTTAGCAAAATTTATTGATTTTTATAACAAAATGTCAAGTATTGAATTATTTAAGCGTTATAAGAATTATTTAAATCAAACATTCAAAATTAGATATTTTAATGAATCTCTTGAAGTAATTGAAGGAAAAAATGAAATGGAAGATAATCTTGAAAAATATCTAGACAACATAAATAATAAAGATCCTGAATCACAAAAAAATTCTCTAATTTTAAAAGAAATTGCTTGAATGAATGATATGGATAAAAAGGTTAAAATTATTAGAGAAGCAGATAAAAATATAACCATGTCTAAAAAAGAATTTCAAGAAAAATATGATGAATATGTTTATTTGCAAAGATCACAAGATCCTGCATATCAACAAACTCAAAAGAATACATGACTTACATATCGTGATTCTGATATTGAAGATCTATTTTATAACACAAATACATCAGTTATTTATACCATTGATAACGGCAAGACAATTTTAGAAAAACCAATGAATGAATTTTTAAATGAATATGGGCAATATTTAGAAACTAAATTTTTTGCATCAATTAAAGAAAATGAAGAACTTAAATAAGAGATTGTAATGACTAAGAAACACAAAAGAATTTTATTTTTATCAACATTAGCATTACCCGTAGCCCTTGTACCAGCAACTATGGTTTCGTGTTCAAAAAAAGATATTGAAGAAATAAAATTGGATATGATCACAATAGCAAAAAATCAAATGCTAAATTATTTACAAAAATTTGAATCATTTTTTAAAAATGATGATGATCCTGATGTTAGAAATTTAGAAGTAGAATTTAATAAAATTATAATTTCATTAAAAAAAATGGATATAACACCTGATTTTAATATGGATCAATTTATTCAAGAAATGACTAAAAAATTCAGCGATGTAGCAAATAATTTTTTGAATATAAAATACAATAAGGCCAAATTGACAAGTGAATATTATATTTCAAAAGTAAAAGCTCAGCTAATTTTGGAGCAATTTAAAAATTCTGGTATTCTTCCAGAAAAAAATGAATTTGCCAAGATTTTAGAGCAAGAATTATCAAAAGTTTCCGATCCAACTATTAAAACCTCCGAAGAAGAGTTAAAAAATTCAATTAAATTTTTAGATGATTTAAACAAAAAATATAATGAAATTTTAAAAAAGCAAGTAATGATTTCAAAATAAAATTTCTTGCTTTTTTTATTTTTTGTTTTTATTTAAAAAAGTTTAATTTTTTTAAAAAACACCGGGTTAGTTGTTGTATAATTGTACAGTATTTATCTATTAAAATACCAAAGACCATATAAAAATACAATATATAATTTAAATTTTAGAAAGGAAAAAATATGCCTACAGTTGCACAATTAGTAAAACAAGGCCGTAAAGATAAAACAACAAAATCTAAAGCTCCTGCTTTAGGAAAAATGTATAACTCTTTACAAAAAAAAGAAACTGCTATGCCCGCACCATTTAAGCGTGGCGTATGTACTCGTGTGGCAACAATGACACCTAAGAAACCTAACTCAGCTATTAGAAAATATGCCCGTGTTAGATTATCAAATGGTCAAGAAGTTACTGCCTATATTCCCGGTGAAGGACACAATTTACAAGAACACAGTGTTGTTTTAATTCGTGGAGGTAAGGTTAAAGATTTACCCGGAGTTAGATACACAATTGTTCGTGGAACACAAGATGCTGCCGGAGTTAATAACAGAAAGCAAGCTCGTTCTATTTATGGAACTAAAAAACCAAAAAGTAATTAATTATAGTTAGAAATTAGAAAGGAAAATCATATGTCAAGAAAACATAAAGCGCCTGTTAGAGATGTCTTAGCAGATCCAGTTTTTAACTCTAAGATAATTACTAAATTAGTAAATACCATTATGTTAGATGGTAAAAAATCTATTGCTGAAAACATTTTATACAGTGCATTTGATATTATTAAAACAAAAACAGGAAAAGAACCAGTTGAAGTATTTAATCTAGCATTAGAAAATGTTAGTCCACAACTAGAAGTTAGATCAAGAAGAGTTGGTGGTTCAAACTACCAAGTTCCTTGTGAAGTTTCTGCAAAAAGAAAACAAACTTTAGCATTAAGATGAATTATTCAATATGCAAGATTAAGAAACGATAAAACTATGGAAGAAAAGTTAGCAAATGAATTAATAGATGCCTCAAACAAAGTTGGTGGAGCTATTAAGAAACGTGAAGATACCCATAAAATGGCTGAATCTAACAAAGCATTTGCTCACTTTAGATGATAATAGGTTGGTTGTATGTCTCGTGAATATAAATTAGAAGATTACCGCAATATCGGAATTATGGCTCACATTGATGCCGGAAAAACCACAACTACTGAACGTGTGTTATATCACACGGGAAAAATTCATAAAATTGGTGAAACACACGAAGGTGCTTCACAAATGGACTGAATGGTTCAAGAACAAGAAAGAGGTATAACTATTACCTCAGCTGCTACCACAGCTTATTGAAAAGGAAAAAGATTAAATATCATTGATACTCCAGGACACGTTGATTTTACTATCGAAGTTGAACGTTCGTTAAGAGTATTGGATGGTGCAGTTGCTGTTTTGGACGCCCAAAGTGGTGTTGAACCTCAAACAGAAACAGTTTGAAGACAAGCAACAAATTATCATGTTCCAAGAATAGTTTATGTTAATAAAATGGACAAAATGGGTGCTAACTTTAAAGCATCTGTTGAATCACTTCATAAATTACTTGGTGCTAATGCTCACGCTATTCAATTAAATATTGGTGAAGAAAACCATTTTGTTGGAATCATTGATTTAGTTGAAATGAAAGCATATTCATATGATGGCGAAGTTGATGAAAACGCTAAAGAAATTGCTATTCCAGAACATTTAAAAGATGAAGCTCATATTATGAGGGCTGAATTAGCTGAATCACTTGTTGATTATGATGAAGAACTTATGACTTTATTATTAGAAGAAAAAGAAGTTCCAGTTGACATTTTAAAAAGAGCAATTAGAACTGCTACAATTTCTTCTGAATATTTCCCAGTTGTTTGCGGAACATCATTTAAAAACAAAGGTGTTAAGTTAATGCTTGATGCAATTGTTGATTATTTACCAAGTCCTTTAGATATTCCTCCAATGAAGGCATATAAAGGCGAATCAGAAATTCATATCCCTGCCTCAGATGACGAATTTTTCTCAGCTTTAGCATTCAAAGTTATGAATGACCCATTTGTTGGAAACCTAACATACTTTAGAGTTTACTCAGGAATTGTTTCAAAAGGTTCTTATGTATTCAACTCAACAAAAGGTGAAAAAGAAAGACTAAGTAGAATTCTATTGATGCATGCTAATAGTCGTACAGACATTGACGAAGTTAGAACAGGAGATATTGCTGCAGCAGTTGGTTTAAAAGTAACAACTACTGGAGATACATTGATTGATGAAAAACAAAAAGATGTTGTATTGGAAAATATGAATTTCCCTGAACCAGTTATATC is a window of Metamycoplasma hominis ATCC 23114 DNA encoding:
- the rpsL gene encoding 30S ribosomal protein S12 — protein: MPTVAQLVKQGRKDKTTKSKAPALGKMYNSLQKKETAMPAPFKRGVCTRVATMTPKKPNSAIRKYARVRLSNGQEVTAYIPGEGHNLQEHSVVLIRGGKVKDLPGVRYTIVRGTQDAAGVNNRKQARSIYGTKKPKSN
- the rpsG gene encoding 30S ribosomal protein S7; translation: MSRKHKAPVRDVLADPVFNSKIITKLVNTIMLDGKKSIAENILYSAFDIIKTKTGKEPVEVFNLALENVSPQLEVRSRRVGGSNYQVPCEVSAKRKQTLALRWIIQYARLRNDKTMEEKLANELIDASNKVGGAIKKREDTHKMAESNKAFAHFRW
- the fusA gene encoding elongation factor G, whose product is MSREYKLEDYRNIGIMAHIDAGKTTTTERVLYHTGKIHKIGETHEGASQMDWMVQEQERGITITSAATTAYWKGKRLNIIDTPGHVDFTIEVERSLRVLDGAVAVLDAQSGVEPQTETVWRQATNYHVPRIVYVNKMDKMGANFKASVESLHKLLGANAHAIQLNIGEENHFVGIIDLVEMKAYSYDGEVDENAKEIAIPEHLKDEAHIMRAELAESLVDYDEELMTLLLEEKEVPVDILKRAIRTATISSEYFPVVCGTSFKNKGVKLMLDAIVDYLPSPLDIPPMKAYKGESEIHIPASDDEFFSALAFKVMNDPFVGNLTYFRVYSGIVSKGSYVFNSTKGEKERLSRILLMHANSRTDIDEVRTGDIAAAVGLKVTTTGDTLIDEKQKDVVLENMNFPEPVISQAIEPKTKDASEKLSLALQRLAAEDPTFKYYTDEETGQTIIAGMGELHLDIIVDRLRREFKVEVTVGAPQVSYRETITKTADVEGMHKKQSGGKGQYGHVWIKYEPNPDGGFVFIDKIVGGKIPKEYIKSIEKGLREKMAIGILAGYPMIDIKATLFDGSYHEVDSSELAYKIAASKSLTKGREALGTVLLEPIMDVAVVVPEDFFGDVMGDISRRRGQVRDNETRNDGAHVIKAYIPLSEMFGYATQLRSMTTGRGTYQMWFDHYEKLPRNLSEEIIKKRGGKLVADED